Proteins encoded in a region of the Streptomyces sp. PCS3-D2 genome:
- a CDS encoding DUF5925 domain-containing protein, giving the protein MHAGTSCRIMGAMPANPHDALPIRLNVDDSDSPSDVVDALFLGRFASGEQPYSHSVSIERVKAEATLLPPEATVLRSARDSDRSATLAEGKGWTMLVSRWSRGADVTVTAVSDELASSVLGEATENVQDEPEPQPENVTMGFWYVSPRRGPYRTTRQIAAGTWAEVRPNYTAPVAGAMDRLMKVTPDDIAGRLLLLHGPPGTGKTSALRTLARSWRDWCQVDCVLDPERLFNDVGYLMDIAIGEDEGTAKGRWRLLLLEDCDELIRGEARHTAGQALSRLLNLTDGLLGQGRNVLVGVTTNEDLERLHPAVVRPGRCLARIEVGRLTHREAVDWLGTDEGVSREGATLAELFALRRGAGPAAVLPPQPHSEAGLYL; this is encoded by the coding sequence GTGCACGCGGGCACCTCGTGCCGGATCATGGGCGCCATGCCAGCCAACCCGCATGACGCGCTGCCGATCCGGCTCAACGTCGACGACAGCGATTCACCGTCGGACGTCGTCGACGCGCTGTTCCTCGGCCGGTTCGCCTCGGGCGAGCAGCCCTACTCGCACAGCGTGTCGATCGAACGGGTCAAGGCGGAGGCGACCCTCCTGCCGCCGGAGGCCACCGTGCTGCGCTCGGCGCGCGACAGCGACCGCAGCGCCACCCTCGCCGAGGGCAAGGGCTGGACCATGCTCGTCTCCCGGTGGAGCCGGGGCGCGGACGTGACCGTGACGGCGGTCAGCGACGAACTCGCCTCCAGCGTGCTCGGCGAGGCCACCGAGAACGTACAGGACGAGCCGGAACCCCAGCCGGAGAACGTCACGATGGGCTTCTGGTACGTCTCGCCGCGCCGCGGCCCGTACCGGACGACCCGCCAGATCGCCGCAGGGACCTGGGCGGAGGTACGGCCCAACTACACCGCGCCGGTCGCCGGAGCCATGGACCGGCTGATGAAGGTGACCCCGGACGACATCGCCGGGCGGCTGCTCCTGCTGCACGGGCCGCCGGGCACGGGCAAGACCTCGGCCCTGCGCACGCTGGCCCGGTCGTGGCGGGACTGGTGCCAGGTGGACTGCGTCCTGGACCCGGAGCGGCTGTTCAACGACGTCGGCTACCTGATGGACATCGCGATCGGCGAGGACGAGGGCACCGCGAAGGGCCGCTGGCGGCTCCTGCTGCTGGAGGACTGCGACGAACTGATCCGCGGCGAGGCCCGGCACACGGCGGGCCAGGCCCTGTCGCGGCTGCTGAACCTGACGGACGGACTGCTCGGGCAGGGCCGCAACGTCCTCGTCGGCGTGACGACCAACGAGGACCTGGAACGTCTCCACCCGGCGGTGGTCCGCCCCGGGCGCTGCCTGGCCCGCATCGAGGTCGGGCGGCTGACCCACCGTGAGGCGGTGGACTGGCTGGGCACCGACGAGGGGGTCTCCCGCGAGGGCGCCACCCTGGCCGAACTGTTCGCCCTGCGCCGTGGCGCGGGCCCGGCCGCGGTGCTGCCCCCGCAGCCCCATTCGGAGGCGGGGCTGTACCTGTAA
- a CDS encoding DNA polymerase, which produces MSATGKTVMCLRLRPAGGGPLGAGEYAGVLALLGGITPAVQALPPDTALADVRGALRYFGCDARRLAALIRVRALALHGVDAAVGVAGNPMLARAAAREARPGGTLVLPEDPAAVRDFLADKPVTALDGVGAGAARTLCSYGLDSVGRVAAAPPAALRRILGARLGREVHERALGIDRTPVRPGSAARTLAAERLFDRDELDPARHRRALLSLTEELGAKLRTQEDGRVCRVLTLGVRCADRTTLTRTRTLAEPTAHSAALTAAAYALYGGLGLQRARVRALSLRVEGLIPAERAVQQLSLDPEDEKARRLEAVTDRVRTRFGPHAIARGTLAA; this is translated from the coding sequence ATGAGCGCCACCGGGAAGACCGTGATGTGCCTGCGGCTGCGCCCCGCCGGCGGAGGACCGCTCGGGGCCGGGGAGTACGCCGGGGTGCTCGCGCTGCTCGGCGGGATCACCCCGGCCGTGCAGGCCCTGCCGCCCGACACCGCCCTCGCCGACGTCCGGGGCGCGCTGCGCTACTTCGGCTGCGACGCCCGCCGGTTGGCCGCCCTGATCCGGGTCCGGGCCCTCGCCCTGCACGGGGTGGACGCCGCCGTCGGCGTGGCCGGCAACCCCATGCTGGCCCGTGCGGCGGCCCGCGAGGCCCGGCCCGGCGGGACCCTGGTGCTCCCCGAAGACCCGGCCGCCGTGCGGGACTTCCTGGCGGACAAGCCCGTCACGGCACTCGACGGGGTCGGCGCCGGGGCTGCCCGCACCCTGTGTTCCTACGGCCTCGACTCCGTCGGCCGGGTCGCCGCGGCCCCGCCCGCAGCCCTGCGGCGGATCCTCGGCGCCCGGCTCGGCCGCGAGGTGCACGAGCGCGCCCTCGGGATCGACCGGACCCCCGTCCGGCCGGGCTCGGCCGCCCGGACCCTCGCCGCCGAGCGGCTCTTCGACCGGGACGAGCTGGATCCCGCACGGCATCGGCGGGCCCTCCTCTCGCTGACGGAGGAGCTCGGCGCGAAGCTTCGTACACAAGAGGACGGGCGGGTGTGCCGCGTCCTGACGCTCGGCGTCCGCTGCGCCGACCGCACCACGCTCACCCGGACCCGCACCCTGGCCGAGCCCACCGCGCACTCGGCCGCCCTGACCGCCGCGGCCTACGCCCTCTACGGCGGCCTCGGCCTGCAACGGGCCCGGGTCCGCGCGCTGTCCCTGCGGGTCGAGGGCCTGATCCCGGCCGAACGGGCCGTGCAGCAGCTCAGTCTCGACCCCGAGGACGAGAAGGCCCGCCGCCTGGAGGCCGTCACGGACCGGGTCCGTACGCGGTTCGGACCACACGCCATTGCCCGCGGCACGCTGGCCGCCTGA
- a CDS encoding SGNH/GDSL hydrolase family protein: MRMSRFAALTSSLLLAAGAVLFGAGQAAAAQADFGYVALGDSYSSGLGAGNYDGASGNCKRTNRAYPALWAAAHSPQTFAFTACSGARTGDVLSGQLGPLNSGTDLVSITIGGNDAGFSDVMTTCVLQSESTCVNRVNQAKAYVDSTLPGLLDRVYDAIDSRAPSARVVVLGYPRFYKLNGTCIAGLTEGERTAINGAADHLNAAIAKRAASHGFTFASVVGSFTGHEICSGSPWLHSVNWLNIPESYHPTAAGQSGGYLPVLTNAA, from the coding sequence ATGAGAATGTCGCGCTTCGCTGCCCTGACCTCCTCCCTCTTACTCGCCGCGGGCGCCGTGCTGTTCGGCGCCGGCCAGGCGGCCGCCGCCCAGGCCGACTTCGGCTACGTCGCCCTCGGCGACTCGTACTCCTCCGGACTCGGTGCCGGCAACTACGACGGTGCGAGCGGCAACTGCAAGCGCACCAACCGCGCCTACCCCGCCCTCTGGGCCGCGGCCCACTCCCCGCAGACCTTCGCCTTCACCGCCTGCTCGGGCGCCCGTACCGGTGATGTGCTCTCGGGTCAGCTCGGCCCGCTGAACTCCGGGACCGACCTGGTCAGCATCACCATCGGCGGCAACGACGCCGGATTCTCCGACGTCATGACGACCTGTGTGCTCCAGTCCGAATCCACGTGCGTCAACCGGGTGAACCAGGCCAAGGCCTACGTGGACTCCACCCTTCCCGGACTGCTCGACCGCGTCTACGACGCCATCGACAGCCGGGCTCCCTCCGCCCGCGTCGTCGTCCTCGGCTATCCCCGCTTCTACAAGCTGAACGGCACCTGCATCGCCGGTCTGACCGAGGGCGAGCGCACCGCCATCAACGGCGCGGCCGACCACCTCAACGCCGCCATCGCCAAGCGCGCCGCGAGCCACGGCTTCACCTTCGCCTCGGTCGTCGGCTCCTTCACGGGCCACGAGATCTGCTCCGGCAGCCCGTGGCTGCACAGCGTCAACTGGCTGAACATCCCCGAGTCCTACCACCCGACCGCCGCCGGACAGTCCGGCGGCTACCTGCCCGTCCTCACCAACGCCGCCTGA
- a CDS encoding triacylglycerol lipase encodes MLPWRRLLRPLAVLVLTAAALVAPTGAAQAASAPSSGWNNWSCKPSAAHPRPVVLVHGTFGNSWDNWLGLAPYLVHRGYCVYSLDYGQLPGVPLFNGLGPIDKSAEQLDVFVDKVLAATGAPKTDIIGHSQGGMMPRYYLKFLGGAQKVNALVGLAPDNHGTTLLGFTKLLPYFPGAGDLISSATPGLADQIAGSAFLQKLNEGGDTVPGVRYTVIATKYDEVVTPYRSGFLEGPNVRNVVLQDLCFLDLSEHVTIGLTDRIAWHEALNALDPANAERTTCASVFD; translated from the coding sequence ATGCTGCCCTGGAGACGCCTGCTCCGCCCGCTGGCCGTCCTCGTCCTCACCGCCGCCGCGCTCGTCGCCCCCACCGGCGCGGCGCAGGCCGCGTCCGCCCCCAGCAGTGGCTGGAACAACTGGTCCTGCAAGCCGTCCGCAGCCCACCCGCGCCCCGTCGTCCTCGTCCACGGAACCTTCGGCAACTCCTGGGACAACTGGCTCGGGCTCGCCCCCTACCTCGTGCACCGCGGGTACTGCGTCTACTCGCTCGACTACGGCCAGCTGCCCGGCGTGCCCCTCTTCAACGGGCTCGGCCCCATCGACAAGTCCGCCGAACAGCTCGACGTCTTCGTGGACAAGGTGCTCGCCGCGACCGGCGCCCCCAAGACCGACATCATCGGGCACTCCCAGGGCGGCATGATGCCGCGCTACTACCTGAAGTTCCTCGGGGGCGCGCAGAAGGTCAACGCCCTGGTCGGGCTCGCCCCCGACAACCACGGCACCACCCTGCTCGGTTTCACCAAGCTCCTCCCGTACTTCCCCGGGGCCGGCGACCTGATCAGCAGCGCGACCCCCGGCCTCGCCGACCAGATCGCCGGCTCCGCCTTCCTGCAGAAGCTCAACGAGGGCGGGGACACCGTGCCCGGGGTCAGGTACACGGTGATCGCCACCAAGTACGACGAGGTGGTGACGCCGTACCGGAGCGGCTTCTTGGAGGGGCCGAACGTACGCAACGTCGTGCTCCAGGACCTGTGCTTCCTGGACCTCTCGGAGCACGTCACCATCGGGCTCACCGACCGGATCGCCTGGCACGAGGCGCTCAACGCCCTCGACCCGGCCAACGCCGAACGGACCACCTGCGCCTCGGTGTTCGACTGA
- a CDS encoding CaiB/BaiF CoA-transferase family protein, with the protein MSTEPLPLDGITVVAVEQAVSAPFATRQLADLGARVIKVERPDGGDFARGYDTTAHGLASHFVWANRGKESIALDLKDPRGREVLHGLLADADVFVQNLAQGAAARLGLDSAALCDRYPRLVAVDVSGYGAEGPYAHKRAYDMLVQCEAGLVSVTGTPEQPVKAGIPAADIAAAMYAFSGVLAALLRRGATGRGGRVEVSMLDALAEWMGHPLHHTMHGGEQPVRTGLAHAVIAPYDAYPTADGDRVLLSVQNDREWRRLARQVLDRAELAEDPAYATNTARTANRERTDAVVAQALGRLGADEAIDRLEAAGIACARLNSVAQLAGHPQLAARGRWREVGSPVGPLRALLPPIGLPGGAAPHMGAVPALGEHTDDLLRALGMAGARISELRRDGVIA; encoded by the coding sequence ATGAGCACCGAACCGCTGCCCCTGGACGGCATCACCGTCGTCGCCGTCGAGCAGGCCGTCTCGGCCCCCTTCGCCACCCGCCAGCTCGCCGACCTCGGCGCCAGGGTGATCAAGGTCGAGCGTCCCGACGGCGGCGACTTCGCCCGCGGCTACGACACCACCGCACACGGCCTCGCCTCGCACTTCGTGTGGGCGAACCGCGGCAAGGAGTCGATCGCGCTCGACCTGAAGGACCCGCGTGGCCGCGAGGTGCTGCACGGGCTGCTGGCCGACGCGGACGTCTTCGTGCAGAACCTCGCCCAGGGGGCCGCCGCCCGCCTCGGGCTCGACTCGGCCGCGCTGTGCGACCGCTATCCGCGGCTGGTCGCCGTGGACGTGTCCGGCTACGGCGCAGAAGGCCCTTACGCCCACAAGCGCGCCTACGACATGCTCGTGCAGTGCGAGGCGGGGCTGGTGTCGGTGACCGGCACTCCGGAGCAGCCGGTCAAGGCGGGCATCCCGGCGGCCGACATCGCGGCCGCCATGTACGCCTTCTCGGGGGTGCTGGCCGCGCTGCTGCGCCGCGGCGCCACCGGGCGCGGCGGCCGGGTGGAGGTGTCGATGCTGGACGCGCTCGCCGAATGGATGGGGCACCCGCTGCACCACACGATGCACGGCGGGGAGCAGCCCGTGCGCACGGGGCTCGCACACGCGGTGATCGCCCCGTACGACGCCTACCCGACGGCGGACGGGGACCGGGTGCTGCTGTCCGTGCAGAACGACCGCGAGTGGCGGCGTCTGGCGCGGCAGGTGCTGGACCGGGCCGAGTTGGCCGAGGATCCGGCGTACGCGACGAATACGGCGCGCACCGCGAACCGGGAGAGGACCGACGCGGTGGTGGCGCAGGCACTGGGCCGACTGGGCGCGGACGAGGCGATCGACCGGCTGGAGGCGGCGGGAATCGCCTGTGCGCGGCTGAACTCGGTGGCACAGCTGGCCGGGCATCCGCAGCTCGCGGCCCGGGGCCGGTGGCGGGAGGTGGGATCGCCGGTCGGTCCGCTGCGTGCGCTACTGCCGCCGATCGGGCTGCCGGGCGGCGCGGCACCGCACATGGGTGCGGTGCCCGCGCTGGGTGAGCACACCGACGACCTGTTGCGCGCCCTGGGGATGGCGGGCGCACGGATCTCGGAACTGCGCCGGGACGGTGTGATCGCTTAG
- a CDS encoding DUF402 domain-containing protein, producing the protein MTEQLTVVLTKAGRTKIRYPATRVADDGDRISVRAPWAAPGVRDFGFVRFEPGDVFVEHFWRTRWYAVKEVRTGDGVLKGWYCDVTRPVHIQSGEILVEDLDLDLWVSADGTTVLRLDEDEFAESGLATSDPEAASQAVRALDALEELARSGSGLASLLR; encoded by the coding sequence GTGACCGAACAGCTGACCGTCGTCCTGACCAAGGCGGGCCGGACCAAGATCCGCTATCCGGCGACGCGGGTCGCCGACGACGGCGACCGCATCTCCGTGCGGGCCCCCTGGGCCGCCCCGGGCGTACGGGACTTCGGCTTCGTCCGCTTCGAACCGGGCGACGTGTTCGTCGAACACTTCTGGCGGACCCGCTGGTACGCGGTCAAGGAGGTCCGCACGGGCGACGGCGTCCTGAAGGGCTGGTACTGCGACGTGACCCGTCCGGTCCACATCCAGAGCGGGGAGATCCTCGTGGAGGACCTGGACCTCGACCTGTGGGTCTCGGCGGACGGGACAACCGTCCTGCGGCTGGACGAGGACGAGTTCGCCGAGAGCGGGCTCGCGACGAGCGACCCGGAGGCGGCGAGCCAGGCCGTCCGCGCCCTGGACGCCCTGGAGGAACTGGCCCGCTCCGGGTCCGGGCTCGCTTCGCTCCTGCGGTAG
- a CDS encoding daunorubicin resistance protein DrrA family ABC transporter ATP-binding protein — translation MTTTYAVLSEGLEKSYGRIHALRGLDLAVPEGSVCGLLGPNGAGKTTAVRILTTLTAPTGGRARVAGHDVARDPAAVRRTIGVTGQYASVDGDLTGRENLRLFARLAGLRGSTVRSRADALLERFGLGEAADRVVSTWSGGMRRRLDLAAGLVTRPRVLFLDEPSTGLDPAAREHIWAAVRALTEEGTTVLLTTQYLEEADRLADDVVVVAEGRALAGGTPARLKARIGSRAEVAVTAREELAGAAGVLDRLTGGRPALDEERLTVAVTVLDAGITLPRIIRALDDAGVPVTDARLRPPTLDEVFLRLTRSPAVTGTARREQEAAA, via the coding sequence ATGACGACTACGTACGCTGTACTTAGTGAAGGTCTGGAGAAGAGCTACGGGCGGATCCACGCCCTGCGCGGCCTCGACCTCGCCGTTCCCGAGGGCTCGGTCTGCGGACTCCTCGGGCCCAACGGCGCCGGCAAGACCACCGCCGTCCGGATCCTCACCACCCTCACCGCACCCACCGGCGGCCGCGCCCGCGTCGCCGGCCACGACGTCGCCCGGGACCCGGCGGCCGTCCGCCGCACCATCGGCGTGACCGGCCAGTACGCCTCCGTGGACGGGGACCTGACGGGCCGGGAGAACCTCCGGCTGTTCGCGCGGCTCGCCGGGCTGCGGGGCTCCACGGTCCGCTCCCGCGCCGACGCGCTGCTGGAGCGCTTCGGGCTCGGCGAGGCCGCCGACCGGGTGGTCTCCACCTGGTCCGGGGGCATGCGGCGGCGCCTGGACCTGGCCGCCGGACTCGTCACCCGGCCCCGGGTGCTCTTCCTCGACGAGCCCTCCACCGGCCTGGACCCGGCGGCCCGCGAGCACATCTGGGCGGCGGTGCGCGCACTCACCGAAGAGGGCACGACGGTACTGCTCACCACCCAGTACCTGGAGGAGGCCGACCGGCTGGCCGACGACGTCGTGGTGGTCGCCGAGGGCCGGGCCCTCGCGGGCGGCACTCCCGCCCGACTCAAGGCGCGGATCGGCTCCCGCGCCGAGGTCGCCGTCACCGCGCGGGAGGAACTCGCCGGCGCAGCCGGGGTACTCGACCGGCTCACCGGCGGCCGGCCCGCGCTGGACGAGGAACGGCTGACCGTGGCCGTGACCGTCCTCGACGCCGGCATCACCCTGCCGCGGATCATCCGCGCGCTCGACGACGCCGGCGTCCCGGTCACCGACGCGCGCCTGCGCCCGCCCACCCTCGATGAGGTGTTCCTGCGCCTCACCCGATCCCCCGCCGTGACCGGCACCGCCCGCCGGGAGCAGGAGGCCGCCGCATGA
- a CDS encoding serine/threonine-protein kinase, producing MSEESNSDHVVAGRYRLLEQIGHGGMGVVWRARDEVLARDVAVKEVRAPAGLDPAELARMYRRLEREAWAAARVSHRGVVTVYDVASEDGRPWIVMELVRGLSLADVLEAEGPMTPQRAAHIGEQVLAALRSAHDAGVLHRDVKPANVLVANDGRVVLGDFGIASLEGSSAITMTGEVVGSPEFLAPERALGREPGPGSDLWSLGVMLYTCVEGVSPFRQATALDTLRAVVDGDPPPARRAGPLEPVLAGLLRKDPAQRLDAAEAARMLRVVGAGGTVRASGGPVSGPTPAMPTARLGHEPQGGGPYGPRPAPPPAPGRTPAAGGAGGDAAGGAGGGGGAAGPVLVAGIALLLLALAALGWVLLKDLGDTGGGGGNGGAPTGPATTAGAPATASTGTAPASAPASSPAPASPSADGHVSVYVDAVRTAYTGNCPPPPGQAPAFSATVEVERVPVVLEYRWATRSGRSSGPGWQSVTYEAAGPKSRRLEHTEFTHLPDGVFEDAVRLEVRGPAEVATSWVATSVTCEKATPSGGASSPGASPSPVSPTPSAAATPEAGLPDQAALVRTGR from the coding sequence GTGAGTGAGGAATCCAACTCCGATCATGTCGTCGCGGGCCGCTACCGACTGCTGGAGCAGATCGGCCACGGCGGCATGGGCGTGGTGTGGCGGGCCCGGGACGAGGTGCTCGCCCGAGACGTGGCCGTCAAGGAGGTCCGCGCACCGGCCGGGCTGGACCCCGCCGAACTCGCCCGTATGTACCGGCGCCTGGAGCGGGAGGCCTGGGCCGCCGCCAGGGTCTCGCACCGCGGAGTGGTCACGGTCTACGACGTCGCCTCCGAGGACGGCCGCCCCTGGATCGTGATGGAGCTGGTGCGCGGGCTCTCGCTGGCCGACGTATTGGAGGCGGAGGGGCCGATGACCCCGCAGCGCGCCGCCCACATCGGCGAGCAGGTCCTCGCCGCCCTGCGGTCGGCGCACGACGCGGGGGTGCTGCACCGGGACGTGAAGCCGGCCAACGTACTGGTCGCCAACGACGGCCGGGTGGTGCTCGGCGACTTCGGGATCGCGAGCCTGGAGGGCTCCTCCGCCATCACCATGACGGGCGAGGTGGTCGGCTCCCCCGAGTTCCTCGCCCCGGAAAGGGCGTTGGGCCGCGAACCCGGTCCGGGGTCGGACCTGTGGTCGCTCGGCGTCATGCTCTACACCTGCGTCGAGGGGGTCTCGCCGTTCCGACAGGCAACCGCACTGGACACGCTGCGGGCCGTGGTGGACGGGGATCCGCCCCCGGCACGCCGGGCCGGTCCGCTGGAGCCCGTACTGGCGGGGCTGCTGCGCAAGGATCCGGCGCAGCGACTGGACGCGGCGGAGGCGGCCCGGATGCTGCGGGTGGTGGGCGCGGGCGGAACCGTACGGGCCTCCGGCGGACCGGTGTCGGGGCCCACCCCGGCGATGCCGACGGCCCGCCTCGGGCACGAACCACAGGGCGGCGGGCCGTACGGGCCCCGGCCCGCACCGCCCCCCGCACCCGGCCGGACTCCGGCGGCCGGGGGTGCGGGCGGGGACGCGGCCGGGGGTGCGGGCGGAGGCGGGGGCGCGGCCGGACCGGTGCTCGTCGCCGGGATCGCCCTGCTGCTGCTCGCCCTGGCCGCGCTGGGCTGGGTCCTGCTGAAGGACCTCGGGGACACGGGCGGCGGCGGTGGGAACGGGGGTGCCCCGACGGGCCCGGCCACCACCGCCGGGGCTCCCGCCACGGCTTCCACGGGGACGGCGCCGGCCTCCGCGCCCGCATCGTCCCCGGCTCCGGCTTCGCCGAGCGCGGACGGGCACGTGTCGGTGTACGTCGACGCGGTGCGCACCGCGTACACCGGGAACTGCCCGCCGCCCCCGGGGCAGGCGCCCGCCTTCAGCGCGACCGTCGAGGTGGAGCGGGTCCCGGTGGTGCTGGAGTACCGCTGGGCCACGCGGAGCGGGCGGAGCTCCGGGCCCGGCTGGCAGTCCGTCACGTACGAGGCCGCCGGGCCGAAGAGCCGGCGGCTGGAGCACACCGAGTTCACCCACCTGCCCGACGGGGTCTTCGAGGACGCGGTGCGGCTGGAGGTGCGGGGCCCGGCGGAGGTCGCCACCTCCTGGGTGGCGACCTCCGTGACGTGCGAGAAGGCGACGCCGTCGGGCGGGGCCTCCTCGCCCGGCGCGAGCCCGTCTCCGGTGTCGCCGACGCCGAGCGCCGCGGCGACACCGGAGGCCGGTCTGCCGGATCAGGCGGCGTTGGTGAGGACGGGCAGGTAG
- a CDS encoding lytic polysaccharide monooxygenase, which translates to MPARRRTVTPIRIAAAGLAPLALAAYAAVPAAAHGSMTDPVSRVAACYAEGPESPKSAACKAAVAASGTQAFYDWNAVNIANAAGNHRTLIPNGRLCSAGNDKYRGLDLARGDWPASPMSAGAHTFRYKGTAPHKGSFELYVTKDGYDPSKPLKWSDLEPAPFAKATDPGMQSGDYVFSGTVPNKSGRHLIYSIWQRSDSPEAFYTCSDVVFGKDNGGTGAAPSTRPSTGNGSGDGSGDGNGNGSKPSDKPSAPTDEQISDGAGKSSVEHNGHGDNDPKTNGAAGAPLPSTSSPASASSVDPAGSGSSAGGNLAETGGNSATPSIAIAGAGALVAGAAVLFAVARRRATTAGRHGR; encoded by the coding sequence ATGCCCGCACGCCGCCGTACCGTGACGCCGATCCGCATCGCCGCCGCCGGTCTCGCCCCGCTCGCGCTGGCCGCGTACGCCGCCGTTCCCGCGGCCGCCCACGGCTCGATGACCGACCCGGTCAGCCGGGTCGCGGCATGCTACGCGGAGGGACCGGAGTCACCGAAGTCGGCGGCGTGCAAGGCGGCCGTCGCCGCGAGCGGGACCCAGGCGTTCTACGACTGGAACGCCGTCAACATCGCCAACGCGGCCGGGAACCACCGGACGCTGATCCCGAACGGCCGGCTGTGCTCAGCCGGCAACGACAAGTACCGGGGCCTGGACCTCGCCCGCGGCGACTGGCCGGCCAGCCCGATGTCCGCCGGCGCCCACACCTTCCGCTACAAGGGCACGGCTCCGCACAAGGGCAGCTTCGAGCTGTATGTGACGAAGGACGGCTACGACCCGTCGAAGCCGCTGAAGTGGTCCGACCTGGAGCCCGCGCCGTTCGCGAAGGCCACCGACCCGGGCATGCAGAGCGGCGACTACGTGTTCTCCGGGACCGTCCCGAACAAGTCCGGCCGGCACCTGATCTACAGCATCTGGCAGCGCTCCGACAGCCCGGAGGCCTTCTACACCTGCTCCGACGTGGTCTTCGGCAAGGACAACGGCGGTACGGGGGCCGCGCCGAGCACCCGGCCCAGCACCGGCAACGGGTCCGGCGACGGGTCCGGCGACGGGAACGGCAACGGGTCGAAGCCGTCCGACAAGCCCTCCGCCCCGACCGACGAGCAGATCTCCGACGGCGCCGGCAAGTCCTCGGTGGAGCACAACGGCCACGGCGACAACGACCCGAAGACGAACGGCGCGGCCGGCGCGCCCCTCCCGTCCACGTCCTCGCCCGCCTCCGCGAGCTCCGTGGACCCGGCGGGCTCGGGCTCCTCGGCGGGTGGCAACCTGGCCGAGACCGGCGGCAACAGCGCCACCCCGTCCATCGCGATCGCCGGGGCCGGCGCCCTGGTCGCCGGTGCGGCCGTGCTGTTCGCGGTGGCCCGCCGCCGTGCGACGACGGCGGGCCGCCACGGGCGCTAG
- a CDS encoding ABC transporter permease, translating into MSTLLSDGGAVLVRQLQKARHAPALLVLTQTMPLTMLLFFGYVFGSALAMPGSEYREFLVPGLLAATAANGLMTGMFTAAQDAHRGVTDRFRTLPMSRCAVPLGQTAADLLTTAGSMVPLMLVGLAMGWRTENGLPGALGALGVLLLFRFAAAWTGTYLGLLSRSEEAAGQLGSATFVLPMLSSAYLPTAGLPGWLRTVAEWNPISAVATAVRELCGNTGGRAGADAAWPAAHPVAAALLWSALLLAVSVPAATRRFARGGA; encoded by the coding sequence ATGAGCACGCTGCTGTCCGACGGCGGGGCCGTCCTCGTCCGCCAGTTGCAGAAGGCCCGGCACGCACCGGCGCTCCTGGTCCTCACCCAGACCATGCCGCTCACGATGCTGCTCTTCTTCGGCTACGTCTTCGGCAGCGCGCTCGCCATGCCGGGCTCCGAGTACCGGGAGTTCCTGGTGCCGGGGCTGCTCGCCGCCACAGCCGCGAACGGCCTGATGACCGGCATGTTCACGGCCGCCCAGGACGCCCACCGCGGGGTGACGGACCGCTTTCGGACCCTGCCGATGAGCCGCTGCGCCGTGCCGCTCGGGCAGACCGCGGCCGACCTGCTCACCACGGCCGGGTCGATGGTGCCGCTGATGCTGGTGGGGCTGGCGATGGGCTGGCGAACCGAGAACGGCCTGCCCGGCGCACTGGGGGCCCTGGGCGTGCTCCTGCTGTTCCGCTTCGCCGCCGCCTGGACGGGCACGTACCTGGGCTTGCTGAGCCGCAGCGAGGAGGCGGCGGGCCAGCTGGGCAGCGCCACCTTCGTCCTGCCGATGCTCTCCAGCGCCTACCTGCCGACCGCCGGCCTGCCCGGATGGCTGCGCACGGTCGCCGAATGGAACCCCATCAGCGCCGTCGCCACCGCCGTGCGCGAGCTGTGCGGGAACACCGGGGGGCGGGCCGGGGCGGACGCCGCCTGGCCGGCCGCGCATCCGGTGGCCGCGGCACTGCTGTGGTCGGCGCTGCTCCTCGCCGTGTCCGTACCCGCGGCCACCCGCCGGTTCGCCCGCGGCGGAGCCTGA
- a CDS encoding GntR family transcriptional regulator, with protein MSSTNLKITIDGSAGSAAPYEQLRAQIAARARSGKLPAGFKLPTVRGLAEDLGLAANTVAKAYRALEADGVIETRGRNGTFVAAAGEGAAREAASAAQAFAERVHRLGLTEAEAVSAATEALRARYAAQ; from the coding sequence GTGAGCTCGACGAACCTGAAGATCACCATCGACGGCTCGGCCGGGTCGGCCGCCCCGTACGAACAGCTGCGCGCGCAGATCGCCGCCCGGGCCCGGTCCGGGAAGCTGCCGGCCGGCTTCAAACTGCCGACGGTACGGGGGCTGGCGGAGGACCTGGGGCTGGCCGCCAACACCGTCGCCAAGGCCTACCGGGCACTGGAGGCCGACGGGGTGATCGAAACGCGGGGCCGCAACGGGACCTTCGTCGCGGCGGCGGGGGAGGGCGCGGCGCGCGAGGCCGCCTCCGCTGCGCAGGCGTTCGCGGAGCGGGTGCACCGGCTGGGGCTGACGGAGGCCGAGGCGGTCTCCGCCGCCACCGAAGCCCTCCGGGCCCGGTACGCCGCGCAGTAG